The Odocoileus virginianus isolate 20LAN1187 ecotype Illinois chromosome 27, Ovbor_1.2, whole genome shotgun sequence genome has a window encoding:
- the KIFC1 gene encoding kinesin-like protein KIFC1 isoform X1 — MEPQQRSPLLEVKGNIELKRPLAKAASRLPLSGRRLKRGPDQMEEALEPEKKRTRGLGTRVTTTHPRAAALNSAPQTQGQTAAVPRAPRKSAPRYSMAVAPVLKTQKPGPVVPAQKPGTTAAPPMVGGKKPKRPAWDLKGQLCDLNAELKCYRERKQVLDQENQQLQDQLREAKQQASVLGAERRTLEEELTRVRAQAEQGQRELGNLSARVLELEERLGTQEGLVQELQQEQLRLQEERRGLAAQLGEQERRLQTSEASLSDSQAEVASLRQAAAAREAVLAEREDRLHGLEMERRRLHNQLQELKGNIRVFCRVRPVLPGESTPSPGFLQFPSGPCGPSDPPTRLSLSRSDERRGTLSGAPAAPTRHDFSFDRVFPPGSGQDEVFEEISMLVQSALDGYPVCIFAYGQTGSGKTFTMEGGPGGDPRLEGLIPRALRHLFSVAQELRGQGWTYSFVASYVEIYNETVRDLLATGARKGQGGECEIRRAGPGSEELTVTNARYVPVSCEREVEALLHLARQNRAVARTAQNERSSRSHSVFQLQISGEHAGRGLQCAAPLSLVDLAGSERLDPGLALGPGERERLRETQAINSSLSTLGLVIMALSNKESHVPYRNSKLTYLLQNSLGGSAKMLMFVNISPLEENVSESLNSLRFASKVRSLAAPSPSGFLLTVGVCTLVLQASGTCIPKGCTFARQLTIDFWGCLN; from the exons ATGGAGCCGCAG CAGAGGTCACCATTGTTGGAAGTAAAGGGCAACATAGAGCTGAAGAGACCCCTGGCCAAGGCCGCTTCCCGGCTGCCTCTCTCGGGACGCAGGCTGAAGAGGGGGCCCGACCAGATGGAGGAGGCCTTGGAGCCGGAGAAG AAAAGAACACGAGGCCTGGGCACCAGAGTGACCACGACCCACCCCAGAGCAGCAGCCCTCAACTCCGCGCCACAGACACAAGGCCAGACCGCAG cAGTGCCCAGAGCTCCCAGGAAGTCAGCACCCCGATATTCCATGGCTGTTGCCCCAG TGCTGAAGACTCAGAAGCCAGGTCCTGTTGTTCCCGCCCAAAAGCCTGGAA CGACAGCTGCGCCTCCCATGGTGGGAGGGAAGAAACCCAAACGTCCGGCCTGGGACTTAAAGGGGCAGTTATGTGACCTCAACGCAGAGCTGAAATGCTACCGTGAGAGGAAGCAGGTGCTGGACCAGGAGAACCAACAGCTGCAGGACCAGCTCCGGGAGGCCAAGCAACAGGCCTCAGTCCTGGGGGCAGAGCGCAGGACCCTGGAAGAGGAGTTGACCAGGGTGCGGGCCCAGGCTGAGCAGGGCCAGCGGGAGCTGGGGAACCTGAGTGCCCGCGTCCTGGAGCTGGAAGAGCGGCTGGGCACGCAGGAGGGCTTAGTGCAAGAGCTCCAGCAAGAACAGCTGAGATTACAGGAGGAGCGCAGGGGACTGGCTGCCCAGCTGGGCGAGCAGGAG aggaggctgcagaCCTCAGAAGCTTCTCTGTCGGACAGCCAGGCGGAGGTGGCATCTCTGCGCCAGGCGGCTGCAGCCCGGGAGGCCGTACTGGCTGAGCGGGAAGACCGTCTCCACGGGCTGGAGATGGAGCGCCGGCGGTTACACAACCAGCTGCAGGAACTCAAAGGCAACATCCGTGTGTTCTGCCGGGTCCGCCCCGTCCTTCCAGGGGAGTCCACCCCATCCCCTGGCTTCCTTCAGTTTCCCTCTGGCCCCTGTGGACCCTCTGACCCTCCAACCCGCCTCAGCCTCTCCCGGTCTGATGAGCGGCGTGGGACCTTGAGTGGGGCGCCAGCTGCCCCTACCCGCCATGACTTTTCCTTTGACCGGGTGTTCCCACCAGGGAGTGGACAGGATGAAGTGTTTGAGGAGATTTCCATGCTTGTCCAATCAGCGCTGGATGGCTATCCAGTGTGCATCTTTGCTTATGGCCAGACAGGCAGTGGCAAGACCTTCACCATGGAGGGCGGGCCTGGGGGAGACCCCCGGCTGGAGGGGCTGATCCCTCGGGCCCTGCGGCACCTCTTCTCTGTGGCCCAGGAGCTCCGTGGCCAGGGCTGGACCTACAGCTTTGTGGCAAGTTATGTAGAGATCTACAACGAGACTGTCCGAGACCTGCTGGCCACTGGGGCCAGGAAGGGCCAGGGCGGTGAGTGTGAGATTCGCCGGGCCGGGCCAGGCAGCGAGGAGCTTACGGTCACCAACGCGCGCTATGTTCCGGTCTCTTGTGAGAGGGAG GTGGAGGCCCTGCTCCATCTAGCCCGCCAGAACCGCGCTGTGGCCCGCACAGCCCAGAATGAGCGCTCATCGCGTAGTCACAGCGTGTTCCAGCTGCAGATCTCTGGGGAGCACGCTGGCCGAGGCCTGCAGTGTGCGGCCCCCCTCAGCCTGGTGGATTTGGCTGGGAGTGAGCGGCTCGACCCCGGCTTAGCGCTCGGCCCTGGGGAGCGGGAACGCCTTCGGGAAACGCAGGCCATTAACAGCAGCCTGTCCACGCTGGGGCTGGTCATCATGGCCTTGAGCAACAAG GAGTCCCACGTGCCTTACCGGAACAGCAAGCTCACCTACCTGCTGCAGAACTCTCTGGGCGGCAGTGCCAAGAT GCTCATGTTTGTGAACATTTCTCCCCTAGAAGAGAACGTCTCTGAGTCCCTCAACTCCCTACGCTTCGCCTCCAAGGTGCGGTCACTAGCAGCCCCATCCCCATCAGGCTTCCTGCTGACTGTAGGCGTCTGCACCCTGGTCCTTCAGGCTAGCGGCACATGCATCCCGAAAGGATGTACATTTGCCAGGCAGTTAACTATTGACTTCTGGGGGTGTttgaattaa